From a region of the Takifugu flavidus isolate HTHZ2018 chromosome 18, ASM371156v2, whole genome shotgun sequence genome:
- the cpsf4 gene encoding cleavage and polyadenylation specificity factor subunit 4 isoform X1, producing MQDILANVDHIKFDLEIAVQQQLGAQPLPFPGMDKSGSAVCEFFMRAACMKGAMCPFRHISGEKTVVCKHWLRGLCKKGDQCEFLHEYDMTKMPECYFYSKFGECSNKECPFLHIDPESKIKDCPWYDRGFCKHGPDCRHRHTRRVICVNYLVGFCPEGRSCKFMHPRFELPMGASEQPPLPLQSQNQSKSASAMGRSSMSLIQLTNSSPGMNNTQMMPTQQNNMSTNRGPRPLDQVTCFKCGDRGHYANKCTKGHLAFLSGQ from the exons ATGCAGGACATACTAGCTAACGTGGATCACATCAAGTTTGACTTGGAAATAGCTGTGCAACAACAGCTTGGAGCACAGCCTCTGCCTTTCCCCGGCATGGACA AATCTGGATCGGCTGTGTGCGAGTTCTTCATGAGAGCAGCGTGTATGAAAG GTGCCATGTGTCCCTTTCGCCACATTAGTGGCGAGAAGACGGTGGTGTGTAAGCACTGGCTCCGAGGACTCTGCAAAAAGGGAGACCAGTGCGAGTTTCTCCACGAATATGACATGACCAAGATGCCGGAATGCTACTTCTACTCCAAATTTG GCGAGTGCAGCAACAAGGAATGTCCATTCCTGCACATCGATCCAGAGTCCAAAATCAAAGATTGTCCGTGGTATGACCGAGGCTTCTGCAAACATG GTCCTGACTGTAGACACAGACATACAAGAAGGGTGATTTGTGTCAACTATCTGGTAGGCTTCTGTCCAGAAGGGAGATCCTGTAAATTTATGCA TCCTCGTTTTGAGTTGCCTATGGGAGCTTCTGAACAGCCTCCGCTGCCCCTGCAAAGCCAAAACCAGTCAAAG TCTGCATCTGCCATGGGCCGTTCATCGATGTCTCTAATTCAGCTAACCAACTCCAGTCCGGGCATGAACAACACTCAGATGATGCCTACTCAGCAAAATAACATGAGCACCAACAGAGGGCCACGACCTTTGGACCAGGTCACCTGCTTCAAG TGTGGAGACCGGGGCCACTATGCCAACAAATGCACTAAAGGCCACCTTGCCTTCCTGAGCGGACAGTGA
- the pdap1b gene encoding pdgfa associated protein 1b, with protein sequence MPKGGRKGGHKGRMRTYTSPEEIDAQMKAEKERKKLEQEGVEEGEGGEAPNDTAEAKLQATTSGSEDSDDDSTRRRAGVEGLIEIENPNRVSQKSKKVTHIEMDEQPKQLSRREREEIEKQKARARYLKMHFAGKSDEAKADLARLAIIKKDREEAAKKKEEERKAKEAAAAAAKAARGLHSLSLK encoded by the exons ATGCCTAAAGGAG GTAGAAAAGGGGGTCACAAGGGTCGTATGAGGACATACACAAGCCCCGAGGAGATAGATGCtcagatgaaagcagagaaggaaaggaaaaag TTAGAGCAGGAGGGTGTTGAGGAGGGAGAAGGCGGCGAGGCTCCGAATGACACGGCCGAAGCGAAACTACAAGCCACAACATCGGGATCGGAGGATAGTGACGATGACAGTACG AGGAGACGAGCCGGCGTGGAAGGTCTGATAGAAATTGAGAATCCCAACAGGGTGTCTCAGAAGTCAAAGAAGGTGACACACATAGAGATGGATGAGCAGCCCAAGCAGCTTTCACGAAGGGaaag GGAGGAGAtagaaaagcaaaaagcaaGGGCCCGGTACTTGAAGATGCACTTTGCGGGAAAGTCGGACGAGGCCAAAGCTGACCTTGCTCGCCTCGCAATCATCAAGAAAGACAGAGAAGAggcagcaaaaaagaaagaagaagagaggaaag CAAAAgaagcagcggcggcagcagccaaAGCAGCCAGAGGACTACATTCACTCTCACTGAAATGA
- the LOC130515047 gene encoding eukaryotic translation initiation factor 4 gamma 1-like isoform X2 encodes MNTNVVPSIGSPQRGGEGDGRREGMTEKMIRTFRGILNKLTPEMFESLMKQVDELDINDEETLNAVIELIVNKALSEQSYSSTYAKMCRHLKRLKVSSKSSSDFISFHKLLLTRCRLEFQNRGLLPEKENGVSVAQEDLEQTRHKACVRLLGTVRFVGELFKLKMISKGNIHTCIGKLLQDESEESLECMCKLLTTVGKDLDTETEIPKINSYCGLICNLMKKKMSSRIKFMLQDVVALRENDWVPRRRDEGPKTIQQLHQEAKQAEEREMLQLEKGMTTMHRRGGGRPADRRQSFNVKEIPGKFNQDSSRDCGDRKQRCHLGSSSTSEKRNTWQPKQREPVVFLKEQNRGAQIQSVSKIPVEDKTQEEARAQDWDEEDVYTALKRLLQENSGNDQIEAWIQNTLSTRQRSSDGFVRALMRAVCQSVIVDCGVYTLNTYELLDRASLLKRFITDDHKQLVALNAVQQLVVHIDQPDGLLRMFFDVLWDEEVIEDEIFFKWKSSAVSVVSLHNFFTWLQEANRRLN; translated from the exons ATGAACACCAACGTGGTTCCCTCCATCGGAAGCCCCCAGCGTGGTGGCGAGGGAGATGGACGGAGAGAAGGGATGACTGAGAAGATGATCAGAACTTTTCGGGGCATCCTGAACAAGCTCACCCCTGAGATGTTTGAGAGCCTAATGAAGCAGGTGGATGAGCTCGACATCAACGATGAGGAGACGCTGAACGCGGTCATTGAGCTCATCGTGAACAAGGCTTTGTCTGAGCAGAGCTACAGCTCAACCTACGCTAAGATGTGTCGCCACCTGAAGAGG CTGAAGGTCTCGTCCAAGAGCAGCAGTGACTTCATCTCCTTTCACAAACTTCTGCTCACAAGATGCCGGCTGGAGTTCCAGAACAGAGGACTCcttccagaaaaggaaaatggtgTGTCTGTTGCTCAAGAG gacctggagcagaccagGCACAAGGCCTGCGTGCGTTTGCTGGGGACCGTGAGATTCGTTGGAGAGCTTTTCAAGCTGAAGATGATCTCGAAGGGCAACATACACACCTGTATAGGTAAACTGCTCCAGGACGAGTCCGAGGAGTCTCTGGAGTGTATGTGCAAGCTCCTGACCACAGTGGGGAAAGACTTGGACACCGAGACCGAGATc CCAAAAATCAACAGCTACTGTGGCCTCATCTGCAACctaatgaagaagaagatgtcGTCAAGAATCAAGTTCATGTTGCAGGATGTTGTGGCCCTGAGAGAG AACGATTGGGTGCCCCGAAGGAGAGATGAAGGGCCCAAAAccatccagcagcttcaccaagaggCGAAGCaggctgaggagagggagatgctCCAGTTGGAGAAAGGGATGACCACCATGCACCGGAGAGGTGGTGGCAGGCCGGCAGATCGCCGCCAATCGTTTAACGTGAAAGAGATTCCTGGGAAGTTCAACCAGGACTCCAGCCGTGACtgtggagacaggaagcagcggtgCCATTTGGGCAGCAGCTCAACTTCTGAGAAGAGAAACACCTGGCAACCAAAGCAGAGAGAACCTGTCGTGTTCCTGAAAGAGCAAAACAGAGGAGCACAGATCCAATCTGTCAGCAAAATTCCAG TTGAAGACAAGACCCAGGAGGAGGCACGAGCGCAGGACTGGGATGAAGAGGACGTGTACACAGCACTGAAAAGACTCCTGCAGGAGAACTCTGGAAATGATCAAATAGAGGCGTGGATCCAG aacaccCTCAGCACCAGGCAGAGGTCATCAGACGGGTTTGTGAGGGCCTTGATGAGAGCGGTCTGCCAGTCGGTCATTGTTGACT gtggggTTTATACGCTCAACACTTATGAGCTGCTCGACAGAGCGAGCCTCCTCAAGAGGTTCATCACTGATGACCACAAGCAGCTGGTGGCCCTGAacgctgtgcagcagctggtggtccacatagaccaacctgatg gTCTGCTGCGCATGTTTTTTGATGTGCTGTGGGATGAAGAAGTCATCGAGGACGAGATCTTCTTTAAGTGGAAGTCCTCCGCAGTTTCTGTAGTGTCCCTGCACAACTTCTTCACCTGGCTCCAAGAGGCGAACAGACGGTTGAACTGA
- the cpsf4 gene encoding cleavage and polyadenylation specificity factor subunit 4 isoform X2 encodes MQDILANVDHIKFDLEIAVQQQLGAQPLPFPGMDKSGSAVCEFFMRAACMKGAMCPFRHISGEKTVVCKHWLRGLCKKGDQCEFLHEYDMTKMPECYFYSKFGECSNKECPFLHIDPESKIKDCPWYDRGFCKHGPDCRHRHTRRVICVNYLVGFCPEGRSCKFMHPRFELPMGASEQPPLPLQSQNQSKLTNSSPGMNNTQMMPTQQNNMSTNRGPRPLDQVTCFKCGDRGHYANKCTKGHLAFLSGQ; translated from the exons ATGCAGGACATACTAGCTAACGTGGATCACATCAAGTTTGACTTGGAAATAGCTGTGCAACAACAGCTTGGAGCACAGCCTCTGCCTTTCCCCGGCATGGACA AATCTGGATCGGCTGTGTGCGAGTTCTTCATGAGAGCAGCGTGTATGAAAG GTGCCATGTGTCCCTTTCGCCACATTAGTGGCGAGAAGACGGTGGTGTGTAAGCACTGGCTCCGAGGACTCTGCAAAAAGGGAGACCAGTGCGAGTTTCTCCACGAATATGACATGACCAAGATGCCGGAATGCTACTTCTACTCCAAATTTG GCGAGTGCAGCAACAAGGAATGTCCATTCCTGCACATCGATCCAGAGTCCAAAATCAAAGATTGTCCGTGGTATGACCGAGGCTTCTGCAAACATG GTCCTGACTGTAGACACAGACATACAAGAAGGGTGATTTGTGTCAACTATCTGGTAGGCTTCTGTCCAGAAGGGAGATCCTGTAAATTTATGCA TCCTCGTTTTGAGTTGCCTATGGGAGCTTCTGAACAGCCTCCGCTGCCCCTGCAAAGCCAAAACCAGTCAAAG CTAACCAACTCCAGTCCGGGCATGAACAACACTCAGATGATGCCTACTCAGCAAAATAACATGAGCACCAACAGAGGGCCACGACCTTTGGACCAGGTCACCTGCTTCAAG TGTGGAGACCGGGGCCACTATGCCAACAAATGCACTAAAGGCCACCTTGCCTTCCTGAGCGGACAGTGA
- the LOC130515047 gene encoding eukaryotic translation initiation factor 4 gamma 1-like isoform X1 — MLIFFLWFQTPTMNTNVVPSIGSPQRGGEGDGRREGMTEKMIRTFRGILNKLTPEMFESLMKQVDELDINDEETLNAVIELIVNKALSEQSYSSTYAKMCRHLKRLKVSSKSSSDFISFHKLLLTRCRLEFQNRGLLPEKENGVSVAQEDLEQTRHKACVRLLGTVRFVGELFKLKMISKGNIHTCIGKLLQDESEESLECMCKLLTTVGKDLDTETEIPKINSYCGLICNLMKKKMSSRIKFMLQDVVALRENDWVPRRRDEGPKTIQQLHQEAKQAEEREMLQLEKGMTTMHRRGGGRPADRRQSFNVKEIPGKFNQDSSRDCGDRKQRCHLGSSSTSEKRNTWQPKQREPVVFLKEQNRGAQIQSVSKIPVEDKTQEEARAQDWDEEDVYTALKRLLQENSGNDQIEAWIQNTLSTRQRSSDGFVRALMRAVCQSVIVDCGVYTLNTYELLDRASLLKRFITDDHKQLVALNAVQQLVVHIDQPDGLLRMFFDVLWDEEVIEDEIFFKWKSSAVSVVSLHNFFTWLQEANRRLN; from the exons atgttgatttttttcttgtggtttcagacTCCAACTATGAACACCAACGTGGTTCCCTCCATCGGAAGCCCCCAGCGTGGTGGCGAGGGAGATGGACGGAGAGAAGGGATGACTGAGAAGATGATCAGAACTTTTCGGGGCATCCTGAACAAGCTCACCCCTGAGATGTTTGAGAGCCTAATGAAGCAGGTGGATGAGCTCGACATCAACGATGAGGAGACGCTGAACGCGGTCATTGAGCTCATCGTGAACAAGGCTTTGTCTGAGCAGAGCTACAGCTCAACCTACGCTAAGATGTGTCGCCACCTGAAGAGG CTGAAGGTCTCGTCCAAGAGCAGCAGTGACTTCATCTCCTTTCACAAACTTCTGCTCACAAGATGCCGGCTGGAGTTCCAGAACAGAGGACTCcttccagaaaaggaaaatggtgTGTCTGTTGCTCAAGAG gacctggagcagaccagGCACAAGGCCTGCGTGCGTTTGCTGGGGACCGTGAGATTCGTTGGAGAGCTTTTCAAGCTGAAGATGATCTCGAAGGGCAACATACACACCTGTATAGGTAAACTGCTCCAGGACGAGTCCGAGGAGTCTCTGGAGTGTATGTGCAAGCTCCTGACCACAGTGGGGAAAGACTTGGACACCGAGACCGAGATc CCAAAAATCAACAGCTACTGTGGCCTCATCTGCAACctaatgaagaagaagatgtcGTCAAGAATCAAGTTCATGTTGCAGGATGTTGTGGCCCTGAGAGAG AACGATTGGGTGCCCCGAAGGAGAGATGAAGGGCCCAAAAccatccagcagcttcaccaagaggCGAAGCaggctgaggagagggagatgctCCAGTTGGAGAAAGGGATGACCACCATGCACCGGAGAGGTGGTGGCAGGCCGGCAGATCGCCGCCAATCGTTTAACGTGAAAGAGATTCCTGGGAAGTTCAACCAGGACTCCAGCCGTGACtgtggagacaggaagcagcggtgCCATTTGGGCAGCAGCTCAACTTCTGAGAAGAGAAACACCTGGCAACCAAAGCAGAGAGAACCTGTCGTGTTCCTGAAAGAGCAAAACAGAGGAGCACAGATCCAATCTGTCAGCAAAATTCCAG TTGAAGACAAGACCCAGGAGGAGGCACGAGCGCAGGACTGGGATGAAGAGGACGTGTACACAGCACTGAAAAGACTCCTGCAGGAGAACTCTGGAAATGATCAAATAGAGGCGTGGATCCAG aacaccCTCAGCACCAGGCAGAGGTCATCAGACGGGTTTGTGAGGGCCTTGATGAGAGCGGTCTGCCAGTCGGTCATTGTTGACT gtggggTTTATACGCTCAACACTTATGAGCTGCTCGACAGAGCGAGCCTCCTCAAGAGGTTCATCACTGATGACCACAAGCAGCTGGTGGCCCTGAacgctgtgcagcagctggtggtccacatagaccaacctgatg gTCTGCTGCGCATGTTTTTTGATGTGCTGTGGGATGAAGAAGTCATCGAGGACGAGATCTTCTTTAAGTGGAAGTCCTCCGCAGTTTCTGTAGTGTCCCTGCACAACTTCTTCACCTGGCTCCAAGAGGCGAACAGACGGTTGAACTGA
- the atp5mf gene encoding ATP synthase subunit f, mitochondrial, with the protein MADRPVAIAEKRLMDVKLGELGTWIGGRDFTPNGLIAAVRRGHDRYYNKYINVKKGGIGGVAMLLAGYVVLSYVWEYDHIKHDRWRKYH; encoded by the exons ATGGCGGACAGACCAG TTGCCATAGCTGAAAAGCGGCTGATGGATGTGAAACTGGGTGAACTGGGAACCTGGATTGGAGGCCGGGACTTTACTCCTAATGGCCTCATTGCAGCCGTCCGCAGAG GCCATGACAGATACTACAACAAGTACATCAACGTGAAGAAAGGTGGTATTGGGGGAGTAGCTATGCTGTTGGCTGGTTACGTAGTCCTCAGCTACGTGTGGGAATACGACCACATCA AACATGATCGCTGGAGGAAATACCACTGA
- the shmt1 gene encoding serine hydroxymethyltransferase, cytosolic, with product MSLTNGNIVSKETWESHNKMMLEPLATNDSEVFDIIKKEKHRQTYGLELIASENFASRAVLEALGSCMNNKYSEGYPGQRYYGGTEYVDDLERLCQKRALEAFGLDPEKWGVNVQPYSGSPANFAVYTAVVEPHGRIMGLDLPDGGHLTHGFMTEKKKISATSIFFESMPYKVNPETGYIDYDRLQENARLFHPKLIIAGTSCYSRNLDYARMRQIANENGAYLMSDMAHISGLVAAGAVPSPFEHSDIVSTTTHKTLRGCRSGIIFYRKGVRGVDAKGKEIMYNLESLINQAVFPGLQGGPHNHAIAGVAVALKQAMSPEFKAYQMQVLANCKALSSALIDHGYKIVTGGSDNHLILLDLRSKGTDGGRAEKVLEACAIACNKNTCPGDKSALRPSGLRFGSPALTSRGMVQDDFKKVAEFIHRGIVLTLEVQGSLDPKAPLRDFLQALKREEKFQQRVAEIRTEVEAFASQFPMPGLDEL from the exons ATGTCCTTGACAAATGGAAACATTGTGAGCAAAGAAACATGGGAATCTCACAACAAGATGATGTTGGAGCCCCTGGCCACCAACGACTCTGAg GTTTTTGACatcataaaaaaagagaagcacagACAGACGTACGGTCTGGAGCTCATCGCATCCGAGAACTTTGCGAGCAGAGCTGTTTTGGAGGCTCTGGGTTCCTGTATGAACAACAAGTACTCTGAGGGATACCCTGGTCAGAG GTACTATGGAGGTACGGAATATGTTGATGATCTGGAGAGACTCTGTCAGAAAAGGGCACTGGAGGCGTTTGGTCTGGACCCAGAGAAGTGGGGTGTCAACGTGCAGCCATACTCTG GTTCACCTGCTAACTTTGCCGTCTATACGGCCGTCGTGGAGCCCCATGGAAGGATCATGGGACTGGACCTTCCAGACGGAGGTCACCTGACACACGGCTTCATGACcgaaaagaaaaagatttcaGCGACATCCATATTTTTTGAATCCATGCCTTACAAG GTGAACCCAGAAACCGGCTACATAGACTATGACAGACTACAGGAAAACGCTCGCCTTTTCCACCCAAAGCTCATCATTGCAG GAACAAGTTGCTATTCTCGCAACCTCGACTATGCTCGCATGAGGCAGATCGCTAATGAGAACGGCGCATATCTGATGTCAGACATGGCACACATCAGCGGTCTGGTAGCTGCTGGAGCTGTGCCGTCACCCTTTGAGCACAGCGACATCGTgtccacaacaacacacaagaCGCTCCGCGGCTGCCGCTCAGGCATCATTTTCTACAGGAAAG gtgtgCGGGGTGTGGATGCTAAAGGAAAGGAGATCATGTATAATTTGGAGTCTCTGATCAATCAGGCTGTGTTTCCTGGGCTGCAGGGAGGGCCTCACAACCACGCCATTGCAG GTGTTGCTGTAGCACTCAAGCAGGCCATGTCACCAGAGTTCAAGGCCTACCAGATGCAGGTTCTTGCCAACTGCAAAGCTCTTTCCAGTGCCCTAATTGACCACGGCTACAAGATTGTCACTG GTGGTTCTGACAACCATCTgatcctgctggacctgcgCAGCAAAGGAACCGATGGAGGGCGAGcggagaaggttctggaagctTGTGCCATTGCCTGTAACAAGAACACCTGCCCTG GAGATAAAAGTGCGTTGCGTCCTAGCGGCCTGAGGTTTGGATCACCGGCTCTGACCTCCCGGGGTATGGTGCAGGATGACTTCAAGAAGGTTGCTGAGTTTATTCACAGAG GTATTGTGCTGACCCTGGAGGTTCAGGGAAGCCTTGATCCCAAGGCTCCTCTGAGAGACTTCCTTCAAGCACTGAAACGGGAAGAGAAGTTCCAGCAGCGGGTAGCAGAAATCAGGACAGAGGTGGAAGCATTTGCAAGTCAATTCCCAATGCCAGGTTTAGATGAATTGTAA
- the LOC130515048 gene encoding eukaryotic translation initiation factor 4 gamma 3-like translates to MRAVCQSVIVDCGVYTLNTYELLDRASLLKRFIKDDHKQLVALNAVQQLVVHIDQPDGLLRMFFDVLWDEEVIEDETFFKWKSSAVSVVSLHNFFTWLQEANRRLN, encoded by the exons ATGAGAGCGGTCTGCCAGTCGGTCATTGTTGACT gtggggTTTATACTCTCAACACCTATGAGCTGCTCGACAGAGCGAGCCTCCTCAAGAGGTTCATCAAGGATGACCACAAGCAGCTGGTGGCCCTGAacgctgtgcagcagctggtggtccacatagaccaacctgatg gTCTGCTGCGCATGTTTTTTGATGTGCTGTGGGATGAAGAAGTCATCGAGGACGAGACCTTCTTTAAGTGGAAGTCCTCCGCAGTTTCTGTAGTGTCCCTGCACAACTTCTTCACCTGGCTCCAAGAGGCGAACAGACGGTTGAACTGA
- the bud31 gene encoding protein BUD31 homolog, protein MPKVKRSRKPPPDGWELIEPTLDELDQKMREAETEPHEGKRKVESLWPIFRLHHQRSRYIYDLFYKRKAISRELYDYCIKEGYADKNLIAKWKKQGYENLCCLRCIQTRDTNFGTNCICRVPKTKLEVGRILECTHCGCRGCSG, encoded by the exons ATGCCTAAAGTCAAAAGAAGTCGCAAGCCACCCCCTGACGGCTGGGAGCTCATTGAGCCCACATTGGATGAGCTGGATCAAAAAATGAGAGAAG CTGAAACTGAGCCTCATGAGGGGAAGCGGAAGGTGGAGTCCTTGTGGCCAATTTTCAGGCTCCATCACCAGCGTAGCCGATACATCTATGATCTCTTCTACAAACGGAAAGCCATCAGCAGAG AGCTGTACGATTACTGTATAAAGGAAGGCTATGCAGACAAGAACCTGATAGCCAAGTGGAAAAAGCAGGGCTATGAGAATCTGTGTTGCTTGCGTTGCATCCAAACCAGAGACACCAACTTTGGAACCAACTGCATCTGCAGAGTCCCCAAGACAAAGCTGGAAGTT GGGAGGATTCTTGAATGCACCcactgtggctgcagaggatgTTCTGGGTAA
- the LOC130515272 gene encoding eukaryotic translation initiation factor 4 gamma 1-like codes for MNTNVVPSIGSPQRGGEGDGRREGMTEKMIRTFRGILNKLTPEMFESLMKQVDELDINDEETLNAVVELIVNKALSEQSYSSTYAKMCRHLKGLRVSSKSSSDFISFHKLLLTRCRMEFQNRGLLPEKENGVSVAQEDLEQTRHKACVRLLGTVRFVGELFKLKMISKGNIHTCIGKLLQDESEESLECMCKLLTTVGKDLDTETEIPKINSYCGLICNLMQKKMSSRIKFMLQDVVALRENDWVPRRRDEGPKTIQQLHQEAKQAEEREMLQLEKGMTTMHRRGGGRPADRRQSFNVKEIPGKFNQDSSRDCGDRKQRCHLGSSSTSEKRNTWQPKQREPVVFLKEQNRGAQIQSVSKKFQVNN; via the exons ATGAACACCAACGTGGTTCCCTCCATCGGAAGCCCCCAGCGTGGTGGCGAGGGAGATGGACGGAGAGAAGGGATGACTGAGAAGATGATCAGAACTTTTCGGGGCATCCTGAACAAGCTCACCCCTGAGATGTTTGAGAGCCTAATGAAGCAGGTGGATGAGCTCGACATCAACGATGAGGAGACGCTGAACGCGGTCGTTGAGCTCATCGTGAACAAGGCTTTGTCTGAGCAGAGCTACAGCTCAACCTACGCTAAGATGTGTCGCCACCTGAAGGGG CTGAGGGTCTCGTCCAAGAGCAGCAGTGACTTCATCTCCTTTCACAAACTTCTGCTCACAAGATGCCGGATGGAGTTCCAGAACAGAGGACTCCtgccagaaaaggaaaatggtgTGTCTGTTGCTCAAGAG gacctggagcagaccagGCACAAGGCCTGCGTGCGTTTGCTGGGGACCGTGAGATTCGTTGGAGAGCTTTTCAAGCTGAAGATGATCTCGAAGGGCAACATACACACCTGTATAGGTAAACTGCTCCAGGACGAGTCCGAGGAGTCTCTGGAGTGTATGTGCAAGCTCCTGACCACAGTGGGGAAAGACTTGGACACCGAGACCGAGATC ccAAAAATCAACAGCTACTGTGGCCTCATCTGCAACCTAATGCAGAAGAAGATGTCGTCACGAATCAAGTTCATGTTGCAGGATGTTGTGGCCCTGAGAGAG AACGATTGGGTGCCCCGAAGGAGAGATGAAGGGCCCAAAAccatccagcagcttcaccaagaggCGAAGCaggctgaggagagggagatgctCCAGTTGGAGAAAGGGATGACCACCATGCACCGGAGAGGTGGTGGCAGGCCGGCAGATCGCCGCCAATCGTTTAACGTGAAAGAGATTCCTGGGAAGTTCAACCAGGACTCCAGCCGTGACtgtggagacaggaagcagcggtgCCATTTGGGCAGCAGCTCAACTTCTGAGAAGAGAAACACCTGGCAACCAAAGCAGAGAGAACCTGTCGTGTTCCTGAAAGAGCAAAACAGAGGAGCACAGATTCAATCTGTCAGCAAAAAATTCCAGGTAAATAACTGA